In Alkalihalobacillus sp. FSL W8-0930, a single window of DNA contains:
- the rplA gene encoding 50S ribosomal protein L1, translated as MAKKGKKYQEALKLVDKDTSYSPAEAIELVKKTATAKFDESVEVAVRLGVDPKKADQQIRGAVVLPNGTGKTQRVLVFAKGEKAKEAEAAGADYVGEEDFINKINQGWFEFDVIVATPDMMAQVGKLGRVLGPKGLMPNPKTGTVTFDVTKAVNEIKAGKVEYRVEKSGNVHVPIGKVSFEDDKLVENFKTIVDTLLKAKPSAAKGTYMRNVSIASTMGPGIRVNVSSLSK; from the coding sequence ATGGCTAAAAAAGGTAAAAAGTATCAAGAAGCCCTAAAGCTGGTTGATAAGGATACTTCGTATTCTCCAGCAGAGGCAATTGAACTTGTTAAGAAAACAGCGACAGCTAAATTTGACGAGTCTGTTGAAGTAGCTGTACGTTTGGGCGTAGACCCGAAAAAAGCGGATCAGCAAATCCGTGGAGCAGTAGTGCTTCCGAATGGTACAGGTAAAACACAACGTGTTCTTGTATTTGCTAAAGGTGAAAAGGCGAAAGAAGCAGAAGCAGCTGGAGCTGACTATGTAGGAGAAGAAGATTTCATCAACAAAATCAACCAAGGTTGGTTTGAGTTTGACGTAATCGTAGCAACTCCTGACATGATGGCACAAGTTGGTAAGCTTGGTCGTGTACTAGGACCAAAAGGCCTTATGCCAAACCCTAAAACAGGTACTGTTACATTTGATGTAACAAAAGCTGTTAATGAAATCAAAGCTGGTAAAGTAGAATACCGTGTTGAAAAATCCGGTAACGTACACGTTCCAATCGGTAAAGTGTCGTTTGAAGATGACAAACTTGTTGAGAACTTCAAGACAATCGTTGATACTTTGCTTAAAGCTAAGCCAAGTGCTGCTAAAGGTACTTACATGCGTAATGTATCGATCGCATCTACGATGGGTCCTGGAATTCGCGTGAACGTTTCTTCTCTTTCTAAATAA
- the sigH gene encoding RNA polymerase sporulation sigma factor SigH, whose protein sequence is MEPTFTKPGNGFEQADDSFLVDQVRLGNTLALEYLINKYKNFVRAKSRSYFLIGADHEDIVQEGMIGLYKAVRDFRGDKLSSFKAFAELCITRQIITAIKTATRQKHIPLNSYVSLDKPLYDEESDRTLLDVICGNRVTDPEELLINQEEFESIELKMGEILSELEQQVLLLYLDGRTYQEISVDLNRHVKSIDNALQRVKRKLERYVELKGVTL, encoded by the coding sequence CTGGAACCAACTTTTACAAAGCCTGGTAACGGATTTGAACAGGCTGACGATAGCTTTCTTGTAGATCAAGTAAGACTCGGAAACACTCTGGCACTTGAATATCTAATTAATAAATATAAGAATTTTGTGCGTGCGAAATCACGTTCTTATTTTTTGATTGGCGCTGATCATGAAGATATTGTTCAAGAGGGAATGATTGGTCTTTACAAGGCTGTTCGTGACTTTAGAGGGGACAAGCTGTCCTCGTTTAAAGCATTTGCTGAACTGTGTATTACACGACAGATCATTACAGCAATTAAAACAGCTACTAGGCAGAAGCACATCCCCCTTAATTCGTATGTATCACTAGATAAACCACTTTATGACGAAGAATCTGACCGCACCTTGCTCGATGTTATATGCGGAAATCGAGTAACGGATCCAGAGGAACTATTAATTAATCAAGAAGAATTTGAAAGTATTGAACTGAAGATGGGCGAAATTCTAAGCGAGCTGGAGCAACAGGTTCTGCTTCTTTATCTTGACGGGCGCACCTATCAAGAAATTTCAGTAGACCTCAACCGTCACGTGAAATCAATTGACAATGCACTGCAACGCGTGAAACGGAAGCTTGAACGGTATGTAGAGCTTAAAGGCGTTACGCTTTAG
- the rplK gene encoding 50S ribosomal protein L11 gives MAKKVIKMVKLQIPAGKANPAPPVGPALGQAGVNIMGFCKEFNARTSDQAGLIIPVEITVFEDRSFTFITKTPPAAVLLKKAAGIESGSGEPNRNKVATVKRDKVREIAETKMPDLNAANVESAMRMVEGTARSMGITIED, from the coding sequence GTGGCTAAAAAGGTAATTAAAATGGTTAAATTGCAAATCCCTGCTGGGAAAGCGAATCCAGCTCCACCGGTTGGTCCTGCATTGGGTCAAGCAGGTGTGAACATTATGGGTTTCTGTAAAGAATTTAACGCTCGTACTTCTGATCAAGCAGGTCTAATTATTCCTGTTGAGATTACAGTTTTTGAGGATCGTTCTTTTACGTTCATCACAAAAACTCCGCCTGCAGCGGTATTGCTTAAGAAAGCAGCTGGAATCGAGTCTGGTTCTGGAGAACCAAACCGTAACAAGGTTGCAACTGTTAAGCGTGATAAAGTGCGCGAGATTGCTGAAACTAAAATGCCAGATCTTAACGCTGCAAACGTTGAGTCTGCAATGCGTATGGTTGAAGGAACAGCTCGCAGCATGGGAATTACGATCGAAGACTAA
- the secE gene encoding preprotein translocase subunit SecE → MAGKVVNFFQSVAQEMRRVTWPTRKELTRYTLVVLATVAIMTIFFAVVDLGISELVRLL, encoded by the coding sequence ATGGCCGGTAAAGTAGTTAATTTCTTTCAAAGTGTAGCTCAGGAAATGAGACGAGTCACGTGGCCGACACGTAAAGAACTAACACGGTATACGTTAGTTGTTCTTGCAACGGTAGCGATCATGACGATCTTTTTTGCAGTGGTTGATTTGGGGATTTCAGAGTTAGTTCGTCTTCTCTAG
- the rplJ gene encoding 50S ribosomal protein L10 — MSKIIDAKKQVVSEIATKLSESQSTVVVDYRGLSVAEVTDLRKQLRDAGVEFKVYKNSMTRRATAETELTALDEQLVGPTAIAFSKEDVIAPAKILNEFAKKHEALEIKAGVIEGQVASLEQIKALAELPSRDGLLSMLLSVLQAPVRNFALVTKAVAEQKEEQGA, encoded by the coding sequence ATGAGTAAAATTATCGATGCTAAGAAACAGGTTGTTTCTGAGATCGCTACTAAGCTTAGCGAGAGCCAATCAACAGTAGTTGTTGATTACCGTGGTCTTTCTGTTGCTGAAGTAACAGATCTTCGTAAACAGTTACGTGATGCTGGTGTTGAGTTTAAAGTTTACAAAAACTCAATGACACGTCGTGCGACTGCTGAGACTGAACTTACTGCTCTTGATGAGCAGCTTGTAGGTCCTACTGCGATTGCATTCAGTAAAGAAGATGTTATTGCTCCTGCTAAGATTCTTAACGAGTTTGCTAAAAAGCATGAAGCGTTAGAAATCAAAGCTGGTGTAATTGAAGGTCAAGTTGCGTCTCTTGAGCAAATCAAGGCGTTGGCTGAACTTCCATCTCGTGATGGTCTTCTTTCTATGCTTCTTAGTGTGCTTCAAGCACCAGTTCGCAACTTTGCACTTGTTACAAAAGCAGTTGCAGAGCAAAAGGAAGAGCAAGGCGCTTAA
- the rplL gene encoding 50S ribosomal protein L7/L12 translates to MTKTHEEIIGAIKEMTVLELNDLVKAIEEEFGVTAAAPVAAAGAAGGEAAAEQTEFDVILESAGGSKINVIKAVREVTGLGLKEAKALVDGAPAPIKEGVSQDEANEVKAKLEEAGASVEVK, encoded by the coding sequence ATGACTAAAACGCATGAAGAAATCATTGGTGCAATCAAAGAAATGACAGTACTAGAACTTAACGATCTAGTAAAAGCTATTGAAGAAGAATTCGGTGTTACTGCTGCTGCTCCTGTAGCTGCTGCTGGTGCTGCTGGTGGCGAAGCTGCTGCTGAGCAAACTGAATTTGACGTAATTCTAGAATCAGCTGGTGGTTCTAAAATCAACGTAATCAAAGCAGTTCGTGAAGTAACTGGTCTTGGTCTTAAAGAAGCGAAAGCACTAGTTGATGGTGCTCCAGCTCCAATTAAAGAAGGTGTTTCTCAAGACGAAGCTAACGAAGTTAAAGCTAAGCTTGAAGAAGCAGGAGCTTCTGTTGAAGTTAAGTAA
- a CDS encoding NYN domain-containing protein produces the protein MRTILLVDGYNIIGAWPKLRELKDQDLELARDLLISSMAEYQAYSGAEVTVIFDAHMVTGVGKTYQNHKVEVIYTRKLETADERIERLVRELKRVDTTIHVATSDFAEQSVIFGSGALRKSARELLIETEMATKGIKKMVETTKKQQKPTHAYLSDELTEIFEKWRRGER, from the coding sequence ATGAGAACCATTCTGCTGGTGGATGGCTACAATATCATCGGTGCCTGGCCGAAGCTTCGGGAATTAAAGGATCAGGATCTAGAACTAGCAAGAGATCTATTAATTAGTAGTATGGCTGAGTACCAAGCTTATTCAGGTGCAGAGGTAACGGTTATTTTTGATGCTCATATGGTGACGGGCGTAGGGAAAACGTATCAAAATCATAAGGTAGAGGTTATTTATACGCGTAAGCTTGAGACGGCGGACGAGAGAATTGAACGGCTGGTGCGAGAGCTTAAGCGTGTAGATACCACGATCCATGTGGCTACCTCTGATTTTGCAGAGCAGTCCGTTATCTTTGGAAGTGGCGCTCTGCGAAAGTCAGCAAGGGAGCTTTTAATCGAGACAGAAATGGCAACAAAAGGAATTAAAAAAATGGTCGAAACGACCAAAAAACAACAAAAACCGACACATGCATATCTTAGTGACGAACTGACCGAAATTTTTGAAAAATGGCGTCGTGGCGAGAGATGA
- the rpoB gene encoding DNA-directed RNA polymerase subunit beta: protein MAGQLIQYGRHRQRRSYARINEVLELPNLIEIQTASYQWFLDVGLREMFQDISPIQDFTGNLVLEFIDYSLGEPKYPVEESKERDVTFAAPLRVKVRLINKETGEVKEQEVFMGDFPLMTDTGTFVINGAERVIVSQLVRSPSVYYSQKTDKNGKKGFTATVIPNRGAWLELETDAKDIVYVRIDRTRKIPVTVLLRALGFGSDQEMIDLLGENEYLRNSLEKDNTDSTEKALLEIYERLRPGEPPTVENAKSLLDSRFFDPKRYDLANVGRYKMNKKLHIKNRLFNQRLAETLVDPETGEILAEEGTVLDRRTLDRIIPYIENNVGFKKVYVSGGVIDDEEVTIQSVKIYAPSDREGEQVIDVIGNGMVERDVKHIAPSDIISAISYFFNLLHGVGDTDDIDHLGNRRLRSVGELLQNQFRIGLSRMERVVRERMSIQDPNMITPQALINIRPVIASIKEFFGSSQLSQFMDQTNPLAELTHKRRLSALGPGGLTRERAGFEVRDVHYSHYGRMCPIETPEGPNIGLINSLSSYAKVNEFGFMETPYRRVDPETGKVTAQIDYLTADEEDNYVVAQANAKLMDDGSFVDDNIIARFKGENTAVPRDQLDYMDVSPKQVVSAATSCIPFLENDDSNRALMGANMQRQAVPLLVPESPIVGTGMEHVSARDSGAAVVSKFRGEVERVTAKEIWVRRIEEVDGQDVKGDLDKYRLQKFIRSNQGTSYNQRPIVAEGDIVDKREILADGPSMEKGEMALGRNVMVGFMTWEGYNYEDAIILSERLVKDDVYTSIHIEEYESDARDTKLGPEEITRDIPNVGEDALRNLDERGIIRTGAEVKDGDILVGKVTPKGVTELTAEERLLHAIFGEKAREVRDTSLRAPHGGDGIVLDVKIFNREDGDELPPGVNQLVRVYIVQKRKIHEGDKMAGRHGNKGVISRILPEEDMPYLPDGTPIDIMLNPLGVPSRMNIGQVLELHLGMAARKLGIHVASPVFDGAREEDVWGTLEEAGMARDGKTVLYDGRTGEPFDNRISVGIMYMIKLAHMVDDKLHARSTGPYSLVTQQPLGGKAQFGGQRFGEMEVWALEAYGAAYTLQEILTVKSDDVVGRVKTYEAIVKGENVPEPGVPESFKVLIKELQSLGMDVKMLSSNEEEIEMRELDDEEEQGNDKLNLNFEPSAK, encoded by the coding sequence TTGGCAGGACAACTAATTCAGTATGGACGTCACCGCCAGCGTAGAAGCTACGCGAGAATCAATGAGGTATTGGAACTTCCTAACTTGATTGAGATTCAGACAGCTTCCTACCAATGGTTTCTTGATGTAGGTTTACGTGAGATGTTCCAGGACATTTCACCGATCCAAGATTTCACAGGGAATTTGGTTTTGGAATTTATTGATTACAGCCTGGGAGAACCTAAGTATCCAGTAGAAGAGTCTAAGGAACGTGATGTAACGTTTGCTGCTCCACTACGGGTTAAGGTTCGTTTGATTAACAAGGAAACAGGTGAAGTCAAAGAGCAGGAAGTATTCATGGGTGACTTCCCTCTTATGACAGATACAGGTACGTTTGTCATTAATGGAGCAGAGCGAGTAATTGTTTCGCAACTGGTTCGTTCCCCAAGCGTATATTACAGTCAAAAAACCGACAAAAACGGAAAAAAAGGGTTTACTGCCACTGTCATTCCTAACCGTGGAGCGTGGCTTGAGCTTGAAACGGACGCGAAGGATATTGTTTACGTCCGGATAGACCGCACAAGAAAAATACCAGTGACGGTTCTTTTGCGTGCACTTGGTTTTGGTTCTGATCAAGAAATGATCGATTTACTCGGAGAAAACGAGTACCTTCGTAACTCTCTTGAAAAAGATAACACAGACAGTACAGAAAAAGCATTGCTTGAAATCTATGAGCGCCTACGCCCTGGTGAGCCGCCAACGGTTGAAAATGCGAAGAGTCTACTTGATTCTCGTTTCTTTGATCCGAAGCGCTATGACCTAGCGAATGTTGGACGCTACAAGATGAACAAAAAGCTTCATATAAAAAATCGTCTCTTTAACCAACGCCTTGCTGAGACGCTAGTAGACCCTGAAACAGGTGAAATTCTAGCAGAAGAAGGTACGGTTCTTGACCGTCGTACGCTTGACCGCATTATTCCTTATATTGAGAACAACGTTGGATTCAAGAAGGTTTATGTATCAGGCGGAGTGATTGACGATGAGGAAGTCACGATTCAATCAGTAAAAATTTACGCACCAAGCGATCGTGAAGGAGAGCAAGTAATTGATGTAATCGGAAACGGTATGGTTGAACGCGATGTAAAACATATCGCACCATCAGATATCATTTCTGCAATCAGCTACTTCTTTAACCTACTACACGGTGTTGGCGATACAGATGATATCGATCACCTTGGTAATCGTCGCTTACGTTCAGTAGGGGAGTTACTACAAAACCAATTCCGTATTGGTTTGTCCCGTATGGAGCGTGTGGTACGTGAGAGAATGTCAATCCAAGATCCGAATATGATTACGCCTCAGGCACTAATCAACATTCGTCCAGTGATTGCGTCTATTAAAGAGTTCTTTGGTAGTTCACAGTTATCTCAGTTCATGGACCAAACTAACCCATTAGCTGAGCTTACACATAAACGTCGTCTATCAGCACTAGGACCAGGTGGTTTAACGAGGGAGCGAGCTGGATTTGAAGTTCGTGACGTTCACTACTCTCACTACGGTCGTATGTGTCCGATTGAAACGCCAGAGGGACCAAACATCGGTCTAATTAACTCATTGTCTTCATATGCGAAGGTTAATGAATTTGGCTTCATGGAAACTCCGTACCGTCGAGTGGATCCTGAAACAGGGAAAGTAACGGCACAGATCGATTACTTAACTGCGGATGAAGAAGATAACTATGTTGTCGCACAGGCGAATGCGAAGCTAATGGATGATGGATCATTCGTTGATGATAATATTATTGCTCGTTTCAAGGGAGAAAATACGGCAGTTCCTCGTGATCAGTTAGATTACATGGATGTATCTCCGAAGCAGGTTGTTTCTGCTGCGACATCTTGTATTCCTTTCTTAGAAAATGATGACTCCAACCGTGCCCTAATGGGAGCGAACATGCAACGTCAGGCAGTGCCTTTACTTGTACCTGAGTCTCCAATCGTTGGTACGGGAATGGAGCATGTGTCTGCACGTGATTCAGGAGCTGCGGTCGTTTCTAAATTCCGCGGTGAAGTGGAACGCGTAACAGCAAAAGAAATCTGGGTCCGTCGTATTGAAGAAGTTGACGGCCAAGATGTAAAAGGCGACCTTGATAAGTACCGTCTTCAAAAGTTTATCCGTTCTAACCAAGGAACAAGCTACAACCAACGCCCAATCGTTGCAGAGGGTGATATCGTTGACAAGCGTGAAATACTAGCCGATGGTCCATCAATGGAAAAAGGTGAGATGGCGCTTGGACGTAACGTAATGGTTGGTTTCATGACATGGGAAGGTTACAACTATGAGGATGCGATTATCCTAAGTGAACGTCTAGTTAAAGATGATGTTTATACATCGATTCACATTGAAGAGTATGAATCAGATGCTCGTGATACAAAGCTTGGGCCTGAAGAAATTACTCGTGATATCCCGAACGTAGGGGAAGATGCACTACGTAACCTGGATGAGCGTGGAATTATTCGTACAGGTGCAGAAGTGAAAGACGGCGATATCTTAGTTGGTAAAGTTACACCTAAGGGAGTAACGGAATTAACTGCTGAAGAACGTCTACTTCATGCAATCTTCGGTGAGAAAGCACGTGAAGTTCGTGATACTTCATTACGCGCACCTCACGGAGGAGATGGAATTGTTCTTGACGTTAAGATCTTTAATCGTGAAGATGGAGACGAATTACCACCTGGTGTGAATCAGCTTGTACGTGTGTACATTGTACAAAAACGTAAGATTCATGAAGGGGATAAAATGGCCGGTCGTCACGGTAACAAAGGGGTTATCTCGCGTATTCTTCCTGAGGAAGATATGCCTTACCTTCCTGATGGCACGCCAATCGACATCATGTTAAACCCACTAGGGGTACCATCTCGAATGAACATCGGACAAGTGCTTGAGCTGCATCTTGGTATGGCTGCTCGTAAACTTGGTATACACGTTGCCTCTCCTGTATTTGATGGAGCGCGTGAGGAAGATGTTTGGGGAACTCTTGAAGAAGCGGGAATGGCTCGCGATGGTAAGACTGTCCTTTATGACGGCCGTACCGGGGAACCATTTGATAACCGTATCTCTGTAGGGATTATGTACATGATCAAACTTGCTCACATGGTTGATGATAAGCTACACGCTCGTTCAACTGGACCATACTCACTTGTTACACAGCAACCACTAGGTGGTAAAGCACAATTTGGTGGACAGCGTTTTGGTGAGATGGAGGTTTGGGCACTTGAGGCATATGGTGCGGCTTATACACTTCAGGAAATCCTGACAGTGAAATCAGATGACGTAGTTGGTCGTGTGAAAACATACGAAGCGATTGTAAAAGGTGAGAACGTACCTGAACCAGGTGTTCCTGAATCCTTTAAAGTTCTTATCAAAGAGCTTCAGTCACTTGGTATGGATGTGAAGATGCTCTCAAGTAACGAAGAAGAAATCGAAATGAGAGAGCTTGATGATGAAGAAGAACAAGGGAACGATAAGCTGAATTTGAACTTCGAGCCAAGCGCTAAGTAA
- a CDS encoding class I SAM-dependent methyltransferase, producing the protein MSEHYYSNKPSTPSEQKTWSTELRGYSLQLTSDRGVFSKHEVDFGSRTLIEHFQFPEVEGDLLDVGCGYGPIGLTLAKADPKREVHLLDVNERACTLARINARQNRVENVLVFESDGFDKVPHNEYAAIITNPPIRAGKSTVFSIYEQAHAHLKSGGELWIVIQKKQGAPSTLEKLGQLFDEVETVEKNKGYFIIRARKN; encoded by the coding sequence ATGTCTGAACACTATTATTCCAATAAACCAAGTACACCGAGCGAGCAAAAAACGTGGTCAACTGAACTGCGTGGATATAGCTTGCAATTAACATCAGATAGAGGCGTTTTTTCGAAACATGAAGTAGATTTTGGAAGCAGAACGCTAATTGAGCATTTTCAATTCCCTGAAGTAGAGGGGGATCTACTTGATGTTGGCTGTGGATATGGGCCAATTGGATTGACTCTAGCAAAAGCTGATCCAAAACGGGAGGTACACCTACTCGATGTGAACGAGCGAGCGTGTACATTAGCACGAATCAACGCACGACAAAATCGAGTGGAAAACGTTTTGGTTTTTGAGAGTGATGGGTTCGATAAGGTCCCTCATAATGAATATGCCGCGATTATAACCAATCCGCCAATCCGTGCGGGGAAGTCAACGGTATTCTCAATCTATGAACAAGCGCACGCGCATTTGAAGAGTGGGGGGGAGCTATGGATCGTCATCCAGAAGAAGCAAGGTGCTCCTTCTACACTAGAGAAATTAGGTCAATTATTTGATGAAGTAGAAACAGTTGAAAAAAACAAGGGATATTTTATTATCCGTGCAAGAAAAAATTGA
- the nusG gene encoding transcription termination/antitermination protein NusG, with product MEKNWYVVHTYSGYENKVKANLEKRVESMDMTDKIFRVLVPVEEETEVKNGKTKTVSRKVFPGYVLVEIIMTDDSWYVVRNTPGVTGFVGSSGAGSKPTALLPDEVESILKQMGVEQPKADIDFDIKESVKVKEGPFANFVGTIEEIQVEKQKVKVHVNMFGRETPVELDFNQVEKIS from the coding sequence ATGGAGAAAAATTGGTATGTTGTACACACGTATTCAGGCTATGAAAACAAGGTGAAAGCAAACCTTGAAAAGCGTGTGGAATCTATGGATATGACAGATAAAATCTTTCGCGTACTTGTTCCTGTTGAAGAAGAAACAGAAGTGAAGAACGGCAAAACAAAAACCGTTTCTCGTAAAGTATTTCCAGGTTACGTTCTAGTCGAAATTATTATGACAGATGATTCTTGGTATGTTGTTCGTAACACACCAGGGGTAACTGGATTCGTCGGATCATCAGGAGCAGGCTCTAAGCCGACAGCTCTTTTACCTGATGAAGTGGAAAGCATCCTTAAACAAATGGGTGTGGAACAACCGAAAGCAGATATTGATTTTGATATTAAAGAATCTGTGAAGGTAAAAGAAGGTCCGTTTGCTAATTTTGTTGGAACAATTGAAGAAATTCAAGTGGAAAAACAGAAGGTAAAGGTTCATGTGAACATGTTTGGACGCGAGACGCCTGTTGAGCTTGATTTTAATCAAGTAGAAAAGATTTCATAA